One window from the genome of Pseudonocardia hierapolitana encodes:
- a CDS encoding sugar isomerase domain-containing protein: MSIDHSALETVSAAGFAAAAEEAVRRVAREQSAGVAAAADLVDEGLRAGGIVQAFGTGHSQALAMELSGRAGGLVPTNMIALRDLVLLGGEPPELLFTEYLERDPAVGRRLYDLAGVAPSDVFVMASNSGGNGSVVELAHAVKEHGHPLIVITSMAHTGRVTSRHPSGKRLFELADVVLDNGAPYGDAVLATGGVTVCAVSSITAALLAQMIVAEVVRTMLAAGETPPVYLSSNVPEGDAHNTALEARYAGRIRRPA; the protein is encoded by the coding sequence ATGAGCATCGACCACAGCGCGCTGGAGACGGTATCCGCCGCGGGTTTCGCCGCGGCCGCCGAGGAGGCGGTGCGGCGGGTGGCTCGGGAACAGTCGGCCGGCGTCGCGGCCGCGGCCGACCTGGTGGACGAAGGCCTGCGCGCCGGCGGGATCGTGCAGGCGTTCGGCACCGGACACTCGCAGGCCCTCGCCATGGAGCTCAGCGGGCGGGCGGGCGGCCTCGTGCCGACCAACATGATCGCGCTGCGCGACCTGGTGTTGCTCGGCGGTGAGCCGCCGGAGCTGCTGTTCACCGAGTACCTCGAGCGCGACCCCGCGGTCGGCCGCAGGCTCTACGACCTCGCCGGGGTGGCGCCCTCTGACGTGTTCGTGATGGCGTCGAACTCCGGCGGCAACGGCTCGGTGGTCGAGCTCGCGCACGCCGTGAAGGAGCACGGCCACCCGCTGATCGTCATCACGTCCATGGCGCACACGGGCCGGGTGACCTCGCGTCACCCGTCGGGGAAGCGCCTCTTCGAGCTCGCCGACGTCGTGCTCGACAACGGGGCGCCCTACGGCGACGCCGTGCTCGCAACCGGCGGCGTCACGGTCTGCGCGGTCTCGTCCATCACGGCGGCGCTGCTCGCGCAGATGATCGTCGCCGAGGTCGTGCGCACGATGCTCGCCGCGGGCGAGACCCCGCCCGTCTACCTGTCGTCCAACGTGCCCGAGGGCGACGCCCACAACACCGCGCTCGAAGCGCGGTACGCGGGGCGCATCCGCCGCCCCGCCTGA
- a CDS encoding carbohydrate ABC transporter permease — translation MRYGKYRFVASFLAIPLLLYIVFVVSPYLQAIYISMTDWRGFSPNRNFIGLANYAELLGDGRFWRAMWHNALLLIVVPVVTLGIALFLATMTTVAGRRGSVGHGGVRGSRFYQVVFVFPHVVPLVIAGVLFGFFYNPEAGLLNGLLRLVGFDWLTRAWLGDTTFALPAVMAVLIWSFVGFFYIVLSAAMKSLPTDVFEAAVLDGAGGFRTFVSITIPMLTDSLKTSYIYLGILMLDCFALLQVMLPDGGPDGSTEVVAQYLYRAAFTEGRFGYASAIGVALCLVTLVLAIVVLRMGRRERVEF, via the coding sequence ATGCGCTACGGAAAGTACCGGTTCGTCGCGAGCTTCCTCGCGATCCCGTTGCTGCTCTACATCGTCTTCGTGGTGTCGCCGTACCTTCAGGCGATCTACATCTCGATGACCGACTGGCGGGGCTTCTCGCCGAACCGGAACTTCATCGGGTTGGCGAACTACGCGGAACTGCTCGGCGACGGGCGGTTCTGGCGGGCGATGTGGCACAACGCGCTGCTGCTGATCGTCGTTCCGGTCGTGACGCTCGGGATCGCGCTGTTCCTCGCCACCATGACCACGGTGGCGGGGCGGCGCGGCTCCGTCGGGCACGGCGGCGTGCGCGGCTCCCGCTTCTACCAGGTCGTGTTCGTCTTCCCGCACGTCGTTCCGCTGGTGATCGCGGGTGTGCTGTTCGGGTTCTTCTACAACCCGGAGGCAGGGCTGCTGAACGGCCTGCTGCGGCTGGTCGGGTTCGACTGGCTCACCCGCGCGTGGCTGGGGGACACGACCTTCGCGCTGCCCGCGGTGATGGCCGTGCTGATCTGGAGCTTCGTCGGCTTCTTCTACATCGTGCTCAGCGCGGCCATGAAGTCGCTGCCCACGGACGTGTTCGAGGCTGCCGTGCTCGACGGCGCGGGCGGGTTCAGGACGTTCGTGAGCATCACGATCCCGATGCTCACCGACAGTCTCAAGACCTCGTACATCTACCTCGGGATCCTGATGCTCGACTGCTTCGCGCTGCTGCAGGTGATGCTGCCCGACGGCGGCCCGGACGGGTCGACCGAGGTCGTGGCGCAGTACCTGTACCGCGCGGCGTTCACCGAAGGCCGGTTCGGCTACGCGTCGGCCATCGGGGTGGCGCTCTGCCTGGTGACGTTGGTGCTGGCGATCGTGGTCCTGCGCATGGGCCGCCGCGAGCGGGTCGAGTTCTGA
- a CDS encoding carbohydrate ABC transporter permease: MSIDTRTPVSVPPRSPARRAQDGGSAGERGLNAVSHGLLVVWVLLGVVPLLWAVLTSFKSDREIFTSPWSPPTEWHFENFVRAWTTANIGRYFINSAIVVCAAVVLVMLLGAMVAYVLARYEFPGRNAIYYTFVAGMTFPIFLALVPLFFVVQNLGMLGTYHGLILVYTAYALPFTVFFLTSFFRTLPGALVEAAMLDGCSHSGAFFRIMLPLARPGMISVGILNFLGLWNQFLLPLVLMPDQERYVLSQGLAVLAANQGYRSDWSALFAGLVIALLPVLAVYIAFQRRIQDGLAVGALK; the protein is encoded by the coding sequence ATGTCGATCGACACGCGCACCCCGGTCTCCGTGCCGCCGCGCTCGCCCGCCCGGCGGGCGCAGGACGGGGGGTCGGCGGGCGAGCGCGGCCTGAACGCCGTATCGCACGGGCTGCTCGTCGTATGGGTGCTGCTGGGCGTGGTGCCCCTGCTGTGGGCCGTGCTCACCAGCTTCAAGTCCGACCGCGAGATCTTCACGAGCCCGTGGAGCCCGCCCACGGAGTGGCACTTCGAGAACTTCGTGCGGGCCTGGACCACGGCGAACATCGGCCGGTACTTCATCAACAGCGCGATCGTCGTCTGCGCGGCGGTGGTGCTGGTGATGCTGCTCGGCGCGATGGTCGCCTACGTGCTCGCCCGGTACGAGTTCCCGGGCCGCAACGCGATCTACTACACCTTCGTGGCCGGGATGACGTTCCCGATCTTCCTGGCGCTCGTGCCGCTGTTCTTCGTGGTGCAGAACCTCGGCATGCTCGGCACCTACCACGGGCTGATCCTCGTCTACACGGCGTACGCGCTCCCGTTCACCGTCTTCTTCCTCACGAGCTTCTTCCGGACGCTGCCGGGCGCGCTCGTCGAGGCGGCGATGCTCGACGGCTGCTCGCACTCGGGTGCGTTCTTCCGGATCATGCTGCCGCTGGCGAGGCCGGGGATGATCAGCGTCGGCATCCTCAACTTCCTGGGTTTGTGGAACCAGTTCCTGCTGCCGCTGGTGCTCATGCCCGACCAGGAGCGGTACGTGCTCTCCCAGGGGCTCGCGGTGCTGGCGGCCAACCAGGGCTACCGCTCCGACTGGAGCGCGCTCTTCGCCGGTCTGGTGATCGCCCTGCTGCCGGTGCTCGCGGTGTACATCGCGTTCCAGCGGCGGATCCAGGACGGGCTGGCGGTGGGCGCACTCAAGTGA
- the ngcE gene encoding N-acetylglucosamine/diacetylchitobiose ABC transporter substrate-binding protein has translation MNRPRPGLDRRQFLRHAAVGLFAVSSAGVLSACATSGGGPTTAAQGDVSAQNPLGVAADAGLDVVIFKGGYGDEYALFHEELYKKAYPQAQVEHTATTQIAQEMQPRFVAGNPPDVLDNSGAQKIDYATLAAEGQCADLAPLLDAPTLDDPNVKIRDILLPGVLEQGTYDGKFLMLNYVYAAFPMWYSKPLFEQHGWQPPTTLDEMMALCEQIKTAGISPWAYGGTNAADYVFDLSLGMAVKQGGPEVAKKIDNLEPGAWQQDVVVAGVQAIEEMVRKGYFMPGSEGLKHTEAQTAWVQGKAAFYVSGSWLENEMKGIAPPDFTMTAAPVPALDSGSALPATALRTQPTEAFIVPARAKNVNGGLEYLRLMMSKEGASKFAELTASVPSVKGADAGAAATPALQSVTAALDAAGSDVFSWQINTWYVNFWKSVLQQQLGNLLAGRIDANTFISTVQSESDKLAADQNVPKFKR, from the coding sequence ATGAACAGGCCCCGTCCCGGACTCGACCGCAGGCAGTTCCTGAGGCACGCCGCCGTCGGGCTGTTCGCCGTGTCGAGCGCAGGCGTGCTGTCGGCGTGCGCCACGAGCGGCGGCGGCCCCACCACGGCGGCGCAGGGTGACGTGAGCGCGCAGAACCCGCTCGGCGTTGCGGCCGACGCCGGCCTCGACGTCGTGATCTTCAAGGGTGGTTACGGCGACGAGTACGCGCTGTTCCACGAGGAGCTCTACAAGAAGGCGTACCCGCAGGCGCAGGTCGAGCACACCGCCACGACGCAGATCGCGCAGGAGATGCAGCCGCGCTTCGTCGCGGGCAACCCGCCGGACGTGCTGGACAACTCGGGTGCGCAGAAGATCGACTACGCGACGCTCGCGGCCGAGGGGCAGTGCGCCGACCTCGCTCCGCTGCTCGACGCCCCCACGCTGGACGACCCGAACGTCAAGATCCGCGACATCCTGCTGCCCGGCGTGCTCGAGCAGGGCACCTACGACGGCAAGTTCCTCATGCTGAACTACGTCTACGCCGCGTTCCCGATGTGGTACTCGAAGCCGCTGTTCGAGCAGCACGGCTGGCAACCGCCCACCACGCTCGACGAGATGATGGCGCTCTGCGAGCAGATCAAGACGGCTGGCATCTCGCCATGGGCCTACGGGGGCACGAACGCCGCCGACTACGTGTTCGACCTCTCGCTCGGCATGGCGGTGAAGCAGGGCGGGCCGGAGGTCGCCAAGAAGATCGACAACCTCGAGCCGGGGGCGTGGCAGCAGGACGTCGTCGTCGCCGGGGTGCAGGCGATCGAGGAGATGGTCCGCAAGGGCTACTTCATGCCCGGCTCGGAGGGCCTCAAGCACACCGAGGCGCAGACCGCGTGGGTGCAGGGCAAGGCGGCGTTCTACGTCTCCGGCTCCTGGCTGGAGAACGAGATGAAGGGGATCGCGCCGCCGGACTTCACGATGACGGCCGCCCCGGTGCCCGCGCTGGACAGCGGCTCGGCCCTGCCGGCAACGGCACTGCGCACCCAGCCGACCGAGGCGTTCATCGTGCCCGCGCGCGCGAAGAACGTGAACGGCGGCCTGGAGTACCTGCGGCTCATGATGTCCAAGGAGGGCGCGTCGAAGTTCGCCGAGCTCACGGCGTCGGTGCCCAGCGTGAAGGGGGCCGACGCCGGTGCCGCCGCCACGCCCGCTCTCCAGTCGGTGACGGCGGCGCTGGACGCCGCCGGCAGCGACGTCTTCTCCTGGCAGATCAACACCTGGTACGTGAACTTCTGGAAGTCGGTGCTGCAGCAGCAACTCGGCAACCTGCTCGCCGGCCGGATCGACGCGAACACGTTCATCTCCACCGTGCAGTCGGAGTCCGACAAGCTCGCCGCCGACCAGAATGTGCCCAAGTTCAAGCGCTGA
- a CDS encoding N-acetylglucosamine kinase yields MALYVGMDAGGTRSRAAVLDASGALRGTAVGLGANPVSHVPERAFDALAGTLRAALDGLPASDVRGLVLGLAGAGTSGRIAVADLARAAGLACPAHAVGDVVTAFAAGTAEPDGTVLVSGTGATAVRIVGRCEAAVADGNGWLLGDDGSGLWLGREAVRAALAALDGRGAPTTLLTAVTAALLGAPLATGAGREGAERVVAAVHGEPPIALARLAPLVSAAAAAGDGVAGGIVARAADALVGAVAAVRASTERTPIVLAGSVVAGPTPVADRTRDALAERWPGCVRMAGDPAKAAAWLAAVRSGLPARLHRTMVSLP; encoded by the coding sequence ATGGCGCTGTACGTCGGCATGGATGCGGGCGGCACGCGCTCACGCGCCGCCGTGCTCGATGCGTCCGGGGCCCTGCGCGGGACGGCCGTCGGGCTCGGCGCCAACCCCGTCTCGCACGTGCCCGAGCGCGCCTTCGACGCCCTCGCCGGCACGCTGCGCGCCGCGCTCGACGGGCTCCCGGCGAGCGACGTCCGCGGGTTGGTCCTCGGGCTCGCCGGGGCGGGGACGAGCGGCCGGATCGCGGTGGCGGACCTCGCGCGCGCGGCCGGCCTGGCCTGCCCGGCCCACGCGGTGGGCGACGTCGTCACCGCGTTCGCGGCGGGCACCGCGGAGCCGGACGGCACGGTCCTGGTCTCGGGCACCGGAGCCACCGCCGTCCGGATCGTGGGCCGGTGCGAGGCCGCGGTGGCCGACGGGAACGGCTGGCTCCTCGGCGACGACGGCTCGGGCCTGTGGCTGGGCCGGGAGGCCGTCCGGGCCGCGCTCGCCGCGCTGGACGGCCGGGGTGCCCCGACCACGCTCCTGACGGCCGTGACCGCCGCGCTGCTGGGCGCCCCGCTGGCCACGGGCGCCGGCCGCGAGGGTGCAGAGCGGGTCGTGGCCGCCGTGCACGGCGAGCCGCCGATCGCGCTGGCCCGGCTCGCACCCCTGGTCAGCGCGGCCGCGGCCGCCGGGGACGGCGTGGCGGGCGGGATCGTCGCGCGTGCCGCGGACGCGCTGGTCGGGGCGGTCGCTGCCGTCCGGGCCAGCACCGAACGCACGCCGATCGTGCTCGCCGGCAGCGTGGTGGCCGGGCCCACGCCGGTCGCCGACCGCACCCGCGACGCGCTTGCGGAGCGCTGGCCCGGCTGTGTGCGCATGGCGGGCGACCCGGCAAAGGCGGCGGCGTGGCTCGCGGCCGTGCGGTCAGGACTCCCGGCCCGACTGCACCGGACTATGGTGAGCCTTCCTTAA
- a CDS encoding ABC transporter substrate-binding protein, with protein MELELSRRTVLRLGFVTLTGLAAGCAGSTPDTAGNAPTASAEPGALPVTLDHAYGSTTVAVPPGRVAVVGLGDADVLLALGVVPVLVPVWNGSVDDGVGTWARPHLGGAAPVPLANATTDFDLEPIAAADPDLIVAVNNAIEEDVYRRLSAIAPTVLHAPGQTDWALPWKDVTTRIGAAVGLPGRAAAEVGEVEELFARTRAENPRFAERTAALVRVLDGGVLRVFSPGSGRGQLLTEMGFQPVAGVRDAFGDAFYVDVSPENTALVDGDLLVVDNHEAAKPRLDALPTFAALPVVRDGRMIGLDPVASDAVSMPNSLTIPFVIGELLERIRQVPLR; from the coding sequence ATGGAGCTGGAGCTGAGCCGCCGCACGGTGCTGCGGTTGGGTTTCGTCACGCTGACCGGCCTCGCGGCCGGATGCGCCGGCAGCACCCCCGACACGGCGGGGAACGCCCCCACGGCCTCCGCCGAACCCGGCGCCCTCCCGGTGACCCTCGACCACGCATACGGGTCGACCACCGTGGCGGTGCCGCCCGGCCGGGTGGCAGTCGTCGGGCTAGGTGACGCCGACGTGCTGCTGGCGCTGGGGGTCGTCCCGGTGCTCGTGCCCGTGTGGAACGGCTCGGTGGACGACGGCGTCGGCACGTGGGCGCGGCCGCATCTCGGCGGCGCGGCGCCGGTCCCCCTCGCGAACGCCACCACCGACTTCGACCTCGAACCGATCGCGGCGGCCGACCCGGACCTGATCGTCGCGGTGAACAACGCGATCGAGGAGGACGTCTACCGCAGGCTCAGCGCGATCGCACCCACCGTGCTGCACGCGCCGGGGCAGACCGACTGGGCGCTGCCGTGGAAGGACGTCACCACGCGGATCGGGGCGGCGGTCGGGCTCCCCGGCCGGGCCGCCGCGGAGGTCGGGGAGGTCGAGGAGCTCTTCGCCCGCACGCGAGCGGAGAACCCGCGGTTCGCAGAGCGCACAGCGGCGCTCGTCCGGGTGCTCGACGGCGGCGTGCTGCGCGTGTTCAGCCCCGGTTCCGGCCGCGGCCAGCTGCTCACCGAGATGGGGTTCCAGCCGGTGGCCGGGGTGCGGGACGCGTTCGGCGACGCCTTCTACGTCGACGTCTCGCCGGAGAACACCGCGTTGGTGGACGGCGACCTGCTCGTCGTCGACAACCACGAGGCGGCGAAGCCGCGCCTGGACGCGCTGCCGACGTTCGCCGCGCTGCCGGTGGTCCGGGACGGGCGGATGATCGGCCTGGACCCGGTGGCGAGTGACGCGGTGTCGATGCCGAACTCGCTCACGATCCCGTTCGTCATCGGTGAGCTGCTGGAGCGGATCCGGCAGGTCCCGCTGCGATGA
- a CDS encoding MurR/RpiR family transcriptional regulator — protein sequence MAVTAGSEPPVEAGTGQLLSHLRSVLPGLAGALRQVGTVILEDPAWASRATIVELGERSGTSPATVTRFCRSLGLAGYTELRVGIATDIGRADQAGWEVGIGADVLPTDPLDRVLRTLLAVDLQAMHETATGLDLRTVETVIEALVAARRVDMYGVGGSAAVLEDMQMRMHRIGLASWTWSDVHNGLMSAALLRPGDVAIALSHSGRSAETVDMLTQARASGAATVAITNFSTSPIADVAEHLLCTSVRETSYRSGEMSARHSQFLVLDLLYLGVAQRTHERATETWTRAADAVAPHRTPYESRARRGAAVNNDEAADASRGGAR from the coding sequence ATGGCAGTGACAGCCGGATCCGAGCCGCCCGTCGAGGCGGGAACGGGTCAGCTGCTCTCCCATCTCCGCAGCGTGCTGCCCGGCCTCGCCGGGGCGCTGCGGCAGGTGGGCACCGTGATCCTCGAGGACCCGGCATGGGCGTCCCGAGCCACGATCGTCGAGCTCGGCGAGCGCAGCGGCACCTCACCGGCCACCGTCACCCGGTTCTGCCGCAGCCTCGGCCTCGCCGGCTACACGGAGCTGCGCGTCGGCATCGCCACCGACATCGGCCGCGCCGACCAGGCCGGCTGGGAGGTCGGCATCGGCGCCGACGTGCTCCCCACCGACCCGCTCGACCGCGTGCTGCGCACCCTGCTCGCCGTCGACCTGCAGGCGATGCACGAGACCGCCACCGGTCTCGACCTGCGCACCGTCGAGACCGTGATCGAGGCGCTCGTCGCCGCCCGCCGCGTCGACATGTACGGCGTGGGCGGCAGCGCCGCAGTGCTCGAGGACATGCAGATGCGGATGCACCGCATCGGCCTCGCCTCGTGGACGTGGTCGGACGTGCACAACGGCCTCATGAGCGCGGCACTGCTGCGCCCCGGCGACGTGGCGATCGCGCTCTCCCACAGCGGCCGCTCCGCCGAGACCGTCGACATGCTCACGCAGGCACGCGCCAGCGGCGCGGCCACCGTGGCGATCACGAACTTCTCGACATCGCCGATCGCCGACGTCGCCGAGCACCTGCTGTGCACATCGGTGCGCGAGACCTCCTACCGCTCGGGGGAGATGTCGGCACGGCACTCCCAGTTCCTCGTGCTCGACCTGCTCTACCTCGGCGTCGCCCAGCGCACCCACGAGCGCGCGACGGAGACCTGGACGCGCGCGGCCGACGCCGTCGCGCCGCACCGCACGCCGTACGAGTCGCGGGCCCGCCGCGGCGCCGCCGTGAACAACGACGAGGCGGCAGACGCCTCGCGCGGAGGAGCCCGATGA
- a CDS encoding sensor histidine kinase yields MDGTTGNGARRSRRDWIVDTTIFALAVLFGLFTAAQRAGSPVLPEWLFELDQVVGALGCAALWLRRRMPLLLSVVLVAASAISELVAGAMLAALFTVAVHRSRRVSVAVFALSLVAALVYTVVRPEPEIPQIVMITIGVATQSAAYGWGVAIHHQRQLVARARSEARLRTEQAQMEAREAVAREMHDVLGHRLSLLSVHAGALEYRPDAPAEDIARAARVIRESAHQALQDLREVIGVLRAPVGELPQPTVADIPELVAESRRAGMDVELRDDVAGAPPDTVGRTVYRVAQEALTNARKHAPGTPVTVAVGGSAGSGLTVEVENGAPERTRPAGAPGQGLTGLAERVGLAGGRLEHGPTDAAGWRVAAWLPWPT; encoded by the coding sequence ATGGACGGGACCACCGGGAACGGCGCGCGGCGCAGCAGGCGCGACTGGATCGTGGACACCACGATCTTCGCGCTCGCCGTGCTGTTCGGGTTGTTCACGGCCGCCCAGCGGGCAGGCTCGCCCGTGCTGCCGGAGTGGCTGTTCGAGCTCGACCAGGTGGTCGGCGCACTGGGCTGTGCGGCGCTGTGGCTGCGCCGGCGCATGCCGCTGCTGCTCTCCGTGGTGCTCGTGGCCGCTTCGGCGATCTCGGAGCTGGTGGCCGGTGCGATGCTCGCCGCGCTGTTCACGGTGGCCGTGCACCGTTCGCGGCGGGTCTCCGTCGCGGTGTTCGCGCTGAGCCTGGTCGCGGCGCTGGTCTACACGGTCGTGCGGCCCGAGCCCGAGATCCCCCAGATCGTCATGATCACGATCGGGGTCGCGACCCAGAGCGCCGCCTACGGGTGGGGCGTCGCCATCCACCACCAGCGCCAGCTGGTCGCGCGGGCACGCAGCGAGGCCCGGCTGCGCACCGAGCAGGCCCAGATGGAGGCCCGCGAGGCCGTCGCGCGCGAGATGCACGACGTCCTGGGGCACCGGCTGTCGCTGCTCAGCGTGCACGCCGGGGCCCTGGAGTACCGCCCCGACGCCCCGGCCGAGGACATCGCCAGGGCGGCGCGGGTGATCCGGGAGAGCGCCCACCAGGCGCTGCAGGACCTCCGGGAGGTGATCGGGGTGCTGCGGGCGCCGGTGGGAGAGCTCCCCCAGCCGACCGTCGCCGACATCCCCGAGCTGGTGGCCGAGTCCCGGCGCGCCGGGATGGACGTGGAGCTGCGCGACGACGTCGCGGGAGCGCCACCGGACACCGTCGGGCGCACGGTGTACCGGGTGGCGCAGGAGGCCCTGACGAACGCCCGCAAGCACGCACCCGGGACCCCCGTGACCGTCGCCGTCGGCGGCTCCGCCGGGTCGGGCCTCACGGTCGAGGTCGAGAACGGCGCACCGGAGCGGACGCGACCGGCAGGGGCACCGGGGCAGGGGCTCACCGGCCTCGCCGAACGCGTCGGGCTGGCCGGGGGCCGGCTGGAGCACGGCCCGACCGATGCCGCCGGCTGGCGGGTGGCGGCATGGCTACCGTGGCCGACGTGA
- a CDS encoding response regulator codes for MATVADVIPDDPVDVLIVDDDPLVRAGLTMMLGGTPDIRVVAEAGDGTEVLPLVDRHAPAVVLMDIRMPGMDGLAATEALRARGRAPEVIVLTTFDADHHVLRALRAGAAGFLLKDTPPEEIVAAVRLVARGRPVLSPDVTRRLIARVAESDHDRRRDRARARLALLNDRERDVAVAVGQGRSNAEIGALLHLAVPTVKTHVSNILTKLDLNNRVQIALLAHDAGMLD; via the coding sequence ATGGCTACCGTGGCCGACGTGATCCCGGACGATCCCGTCGACGTGCTGATCGTCGACGACGACCCGCTCGTGCGCGCGGGCCTGACGATGATGCTCGGTGGCACGCCGGACATCCGCGTGGTCGCGGAGGCCGGGGACGGCACCGAGGTGCTCCCGCTCGTCGACCGGCACGCGCCCGCCGTCGTGCTCATGGACATCCGGATGCCCGGGATGGACGGCCTCGCCGCCACCGAGGCGCTGCGTGCCCGTGGGCGAGCGCCCGAGGTCATCGTGCTGACCACGTTCGACGCCGATCACCACGTCCTGCGCGCGCTGCGGGCGGGGGCGGCCGGCTTCCTGCTCAAGGACACCCCGCCCGAGGAGATCGTGGCTGCGGTGCGCCTCGTCGCCCGGGGCAGACCGGTGCTCTCACCCGATGTCACGCGGCGGCTGATCGCCCGCGTCGCGGAGAGCGACCACGACCGCCGCCGCGACCGGGCCCGGGCCCGGCTCGCGCTGCTCAACGACCGCGAGCGCGACGTCGCCGTCGCGGTGGGGCAGGGCCGTTCGAACGCCGAGATCGGCGCGCTGCTGCACCTCGCGGTGCCCACCGTGAAGACCCACGTCTCGAACATCCTCACGAAGCTCGACCTGAACAACCGCGTCCAGATCGCGCTGCTCGCCCACGACGCGGGGATGCTCGACTAG
- a CDS encoding MFS transporter, whose protein sequence is MRRLSTDVRRALRLPPAVRLVLASMVLFNIGFYLVVPFLAVHLSEQLHLAAWAVGLVLGVRTFSQQGLFFVGGSIADRFGARPVVLVGVALRVVGFVVLGFAAELWSVLVGAVLVGVAAALFAPAVESLNAAYGHRLEADGVLRRTELFGIEQMCSRLGSVVGPALGALLLTVPFRWTAVAAACLFAGLWVAFARLLPASAGVTGGAPTLRVVWRTVLGHRAFMVFVVLCAVQLLAYNQLYLMLPEQLARSVGSQAALGWFFAGAAVLVIAGQAPMVGLAHRLGHRRAIVAGLATIALSFLAPPLLAGTAGLVVWVGLVHAGQMLMVPPMRDVIGRLANERHLGAHFGMLSTVGGLLTLLGSSGVGWIYDQVDAGRVSSGVPWWALAATVAVAATLLWFCSARGRLIAAGPAGSAPAAHR, encoded by the coding sequence ATGCGGAGGCTCTCGACCGATGTCCGGAGGGCCCTCCGCCTACCGCCCGCCGTTCGCCTGGTCCTCGCGTCGATGGTGCTGTTCAACATCGGCTTCTACCTGGTCGTGCCGTTCCTGGCGGTGCACCTCTCGGAGCAGCTGCACCTGGCGGCGTGGGCCGTCGGTCTGGTGCTGGGTGTGCGCACCTTCAGCCAGCAGGGCCTGTTCTTCGTCGGGGGGAGCATCGCCGACCGGTTCGGGGCGCGCCCGGTCGTGCTGGTCGGGGTGGCGCTGCGGGTGGTCGGGTTCGTCGTGCTCGGCTTCGCCGCGGAGCTGTGGTCGGTGCTCGTCGGCGCGGTGCTGGTCGGGGTGGCCGCGGCGCTGTTCGCGCCCGCCGTCGAGTCGCTGAACGCCGCGTACGGGCACCGGCTCGAGGCGGACGGCGTGCTGCGGCGCACCGAGCTCTTCGGGATCGAGCAGATGTGCAGCCGGCTGGGCTCGGTGGTCGGGCCGGCGCTCGGCGCCCTGCTGCTCACCGTTCCGTTCCGGTGGACGGCCGTGGCCGCCGCCTGCCTGTTCGCCGGTCTGTGGGTGGCGTTCGCGCGCCTGCTGCCCGCCAGCGCGGGCGTCACGGGCGGGGCGCCGACGTTGCGCGTCGTGTGGCGCACGGTGCTGGGCCACCGGGCGTTCATGGTCTTCGTCGTGCTGTGCGCCGTGCAGCTGCTCGCCTACAACCAGCTCTACCTCATGCTCCCCGAGCAGCTGGCGCGGTCGGTCGGCTCGCAGGCCGCGCTGGGCTGGTTCTTCGCCGGCGCAGCCGTGCTGGTGATCGCCGGTCAGGCGCCGATGGTGGGCCTGGCGCACCGCCTCGGGCACCGGCGCGCGATCGTCGCCGGGCTCGCGACGATCGCGTTGTCGTTCCTGGCGCCGCCGCTGCTGGCCGGGACGGCGGGGCTCGTGGTCTGGGTCGGCCTGGTGCACGCCGGGCAGATGCTGATGGTGCCCCCGATGCGGGACGTCATCGGAAGGCTCGCGAACGAGCGCCACCTCGGCGCGCACTTCGGGATGCTGAGCACCGTGGGAGGGCTCCTCACCCTGCTGGGCTCCTCCGGGGTGGGGTGGATCTACGACCAGGTCGACGCCGGACGGGTGTCCTCCGGCGTGCCGTGGTGGGCGCTGGCCGCGACGGTCGCCGTCGCGGCCACGCTCCTGTGGTTCTGCAGCGCCCGCGGACGACTCATCGCAGCGGGACCTGCCGGATCCGCTCCAGCAGCTCACCGATGA